Proteins encoded within one genomic window of Prochlorococcus marinus str. MIT 9515:
- the coaE gene encoding dephospho-CoA kinase (Dephospho-CoA kinase (CoaE) performs the final step in coenzyme A biosynthesis.) translates to MSIQQKLIKNQRRIGLTGGIASGKSTIANYIKNYKGIPILDADEYSKELIKPTSNSYKKILEYFGHQIVDNYSSEKEINRQLLKKIIFNDSIHRKWIQNLLHPLIKEKMIEKCNQFGKNKILLLVIPLLFEAKFTDLCSEIWLVSCPREIQKKRLMKRDNIENNEAEKIINLQFNFEDKSKLSNVILDNSKDQKLWIKTIQKLL, encoded by the coding sequence ATGAGCATCCAACAAAAATTAATAAAGAATCAGAGAAGGATAGGTCTTACTGGAGGAATTGCAAGTGGAAAATCTACAATAGCTAACTACATAAAAAACTATAAAGGTATTCCAATATTGGATGCTGATGAATATTCAAAAGAACTAATCAAGCCTACAAGTAACAGCTATAAAAAAATTTTAGAATATTTTGGACATCAAATAGTTGATAATTATTCTTCTGAGAAAGAAATAAACAGGCAATTATTAAAAAAAATCATTTTCAACGATTCTATACATAGGAAATGGATTCAGAATCTTCTTCATCCACTGATTAAAGAAAAAATGATAGAAAAATGTAATCAATTTGGAAAGAATAAAATTTTACTTTTAGTTATCCCTTTACTATTTGAGGCGAAATTTACGGATTTATGTAGTGAAATATGGTTAGTAAGTTGTCCAAGAGAAATCCAAAAGAAAAGACTTATGAAGAGGGATAATATAGAAAATAATGAGGCTGAAAAAATTATAAATCTTCAATTTAATTTTGAAGATAAATCCAAACTATCAAATGTAATTTTAGACAATTCAAAAGATCAAAAGTTGTGGATAAAGACAATACAAAAGCTTCTCTAG
- a CDS encoding THUMP domain-containing class I SAM-dependent RNA methyltransferase, giving the protein MKVIASSPEGLEKYLASEINDLGGFNIKTYKRSVSFECDDATFYRIHFFSRLAFRFYREVACFACYDRLSLYEGVRDSFDWLAWLPFEKTFNVQVTGRTSSLSHSHFTALEVKNSIIDLQQSAWNKRSNIALDNPDLIIHLHLNNDRGVLSLQSSFESLHKRGYRPAIGNAPLKENLASGLLKMTEWKGTKPLIDLMCGSGTFLIEAINQTLQVPLKSQHFYLFENWLDFNKDIYLKEKTKAQQKVFSFDKLSKVIGCEINKDVFNQAKANISLAGLENYIELQNDNFTNIKFKSSEGLIVCNPPYGKKLGQENELITLYENIGDFLKGNYSGWEFWLLSGNPKLTRYLKMKSSLKIPVSNGGIDCRWIKYLIR; this is encoded by the coding sequence ATGAAAGTAATTGCATCATCTCCTGAAGGTTTAGAGAAATATCTAGCAAGTGAAATTAATGATTTGGGTGGATTCAATATTAAAACTTATAAAAGATCAGTTTCGTTTGAATGTGATGATGCCACTTTTTATCGAATTCATTTTTTTTCAAGACTCGCCTTTCGTTTTTATCGAGAAGTTGCATGTTTTGCCTGCTATGACAGGCTTTCTTTATATGAAGGAGTGAGAGATTCATTTGATTGGTTGGCATGGTTACCTTTTGAAAAAACATTCAATGTTCAAGTCACTGGCAGAACTTCATCTTTAAGTCATTCACATTTCACTGCTCTAGAGGTCAAAAATTCAATAATAGATCTTCAACAATCGGCTTGGAATAAGAGATCAAATATTGCTTTAGATAATCCTGATTTGATAATTCATTTACATTTGAACAATGATCGAGGAGTGCTTAGCTTGCAGAGTAGTTTTGAAAGTCTTCATAAAAGAGGTTATAGACCTGCTATTGGAAATGCTCCACTTAAAGAAAATTTAGCTTCCGGATTATTAAAGATGACTGAGTGGAAAGGAACTAAACCTCTAATTGATCTTATGTGTGGTTCAGGAACGTTTCTGATAGAGGCCATTAACCAAACTCTTCAAGTTCCACTTAAATCTCAGCACTTTTATCTCTTTGAAAATTGGCTCGATTTTAATAAAGATATTTATCTAAAGGAGAAAACCAAGGCTCAGCAAAAAGTTTTTAGCTTTGACAAATTATCAAAAGTAATTGGCTGTGAGATTAATAAAGATGTCTTTAACCAAGCAAAAGCGAATATATCACTTGCAGGACTTGAAAATTATATTGAATTGCAAAATGATAACTTTACAAACATTAAATTTAAATCTTCAGAAGGATTAATTGTATGTAATCCACCTTATGGAAAAAAATTAGGTCAGGAAAACGAATTAATTACTTTATACGAGAATATTGGTGACTTTTTGAAGGGCAATTATTCTGGTTGGGAATTCTGGTTACTAAGCGGGAATCCAAAACTTACAAGATATTTAAAAATGAAATCTTCTTTGAAGATCCCTGTAAGTAATGGAGGTATTGATTGTAGATGGATTAAATATTTAATAAGATGA
- a CDS encoding AAA family ATPase — MFITVCGQKGGVAKTCTSIHLASVWHSQGKKVCIVDADKNRSALAYSSRGNLPFPVFPVSSAAKASRSSEIVITDGQASSDKEELKHLAYGSDLVILPTTAKARSVELTVELASLLNSLKVNHAVTIVKVDFRQQKAAKQAKAALENFGLHVFDTFIPLLSAFDKAEASGNAVFEAVDDLGRSDPRRMAGWSAYCSIASQIPCLISKHSSDTNNLNNQKLISA; from the coding sequence TTGTTTATTACTGTTTGCGGGCAAAAAGGAGGAGTTGCTAAAACTTGTACAAGTATTCACCTTGCAAGTGTTTGGCATTCTCAAGGCAAAAAAGTATGTATAGTCGATGCTGATAAAAATAGATCTGCATTAGCCTACTCATCCAGAGGCAACCTTCCATTTCCTGTTTTTCCAGTTAGTTCAGCCGCAAAAGCTTCAAGATCTTCCGAAATTGTAATAACTGACGGACAAGCAAGCAGTGATAAAGAAGAACTTAAACATCTTGCTTACGGATCAGATTTAGTGATTCTCCCAACTACTGCCAAAGCAAGGTCTGTTGAATTAACAGTTGAATTAGCTAGCTTGTTGAATAGTCTCAAAGTTAACCATGCAGTCACTATTGTAAAAGTAGATTTCAGACAACAAAAAGCAGCAAAACAGGCCAAGGCCGCGTTAGAAAATTTCGGTTTACACGTTTTTGATACATTCATTCCTTTACTTTCAGCCTTTGATAAGGCAGAGGCCTCGGGAAATGCAGTATTTGAAGCTGTAGACGATTTAGGAAGATCAGATCCTCGTCGAATGGCGGGCTGGTCTGCCTACTGTTCCATTGCATCTCAAATTCCATGCCTGATTTCGAAGCACTCATCCGACACCAACAACTTAAACAACCAAAAACTAATCAGCGCCTAA
- the gatB gene encoding Asp-tRNA(Asn)/Glu-tRNA(Gln) amidotransferase subunit GatB, whose product MKNLDPWEAVIGLETHVQLNTKSKIFTSASTAFGDEPNTHVDPVVCGLPGTLPVLNETVLEYAVKTSLALNLNVAEHCKFDRKQYFYPDLPKNYQISQFDEPLAENGWLEVEIAEKDKETYLKKIGIERLHMEEDAGKLVHAGSDRLAGSKYSLVDYNRAGIALVEIVSKPDIRTGREASEYASEIRRTVRYLGVSDGNMQEGSLRCDVNISVRRGPDSPFGTKVEIKNMNSFSAIQKACEYEIKRQIDVYENGGEIFQETRLWDEAKQLTKSMRLKEGSSDYRYFPDPDLGPIEISKEQKDQWLNELPELPSKKRHKYVKEFGLSPYDSRVISDEVFMANFFEETVANGADPKLASNWITSDIVGYLKSNKQIFADLKLSPIYLAEMINLISEKVISGKIAKDILPELIKKNISPQKLVKEKGLAMISDSDSILPIIEDLINEFPKEVASFKEGKTKLLGFFVGQLMKKTKGKVDPKLANKLLAEKLNS is encoded by the coding sequence ATGAAAAATTTAGACCCTTGGGAAGCTGTGATTGGTTTGGAAACCCATGTCCAGCTTAATACTAAAAGTAAAATATTTACATCAGCATCAACTGCTTTTGGTGATGAACCTAATACTCATGTAGATCCTGTCGTTTGTGGATTACCAGGTACTTTACCAGTTTTAAATGAAACTGTTCTTGAGTATGCAGTTAAAACTTCTTTAGCTTTAAATTTGAATGTCGCAGAGCATTGTAAATTTGATAGAAAACAATATTTTTACCCTGACCTGCCTAAAAATTATCAAATTTCACAATTTGATGAACCTTTAGCAGAAAATGGTTGGCTTGAAGTTGAAATAGCAGAAAAAGATAAAGAAACGTATTTAAAAAAAATTGGGATAGAGAGACTTCATATGGAAGAAGATGCTGGTAAATTAGTACATGCAGGAAGCGATAGATTGGCTGGCTCTAAATATTCATTGGTTGATTACAACCGCGCAGGTATAGCACTAGTTGAGATTGTAAGTAAACCAGATATTAGAACAGGTAGAGAGGCATCAGAATATGCTTCAGAAATAAGAAGAACCGTTAGATATCTTGGTGTTTCAGATGGAAATATGCAAGAGGGTTCACTGAGGTGTGATGTGAATATTTCAGTAAGGAGAGGACCTGATAGCCCTTTCGGTACTAAAGTTGAAATTAAGAATATGAACTCTTTCTCTGCTATCCAAAAGGCTTGTGAGTATGAGATTAAAAGACAAATTGATGTATATGAGAATGGAGGAGAAATTTTTCAAGAAACTAGGTTATGGGACGAAGCTAAGCAATTAACAAAAAGTATGAGATTAAAGGAGGGTAGTAGTGATTACAGATATTTCCCGGATCCCGATCTTGGTCCCATTGAAATATCAAAAGAACAAAAAGATCAATGGCTTAATGAATTACCTGAACTACCTTCTAAGAAAAGACACAAATATGTCAAAGAATTTGGCTTGTCACCATATGATTCAAGAGTGATTTCTGATGAAGTTTTTATGGCTAATTTCTTTGAGGAAACTGTAGCAAACGGAGCCGACCCTAAACTTGCCTCAAATTGGATAACAAGTGATATTGTTGGTTATTTGAAATCAAATAAACAAATATTTGCTGACTTAAAGCTTAGCCCTATTTACCTTGCAGAGATGATTAATTTGATTTCTGAAAAAGTTATTAGTGGAAAAATTGCAAAAGATATATTACCAGAATTAATCAAGAAAAATATTTCTCCTCAAAAACTAGTTAAAGAAAAAGGCTTGGCGATGATATCTGATTCTGATAGTATTCTGCCAATTATTGAAGATCTTATTAATGAATTTCCTAAAGAAGTTGCCTCTTTTAAGGAGGGAAAAACTAAACTTCTTGGTTTTTTTGTAGGACAGCTTATGAAAAAAACTAAAGGTAAAGTAGATCCCAAACTTGCTAATAAACTTCTTGCGGAAAAATTAAATAGTTAA
- the ndk gene encoding nucleoside-diphosphate kinase — MIKERTFLAIKPDGVQRGYIAEIIGRFEKKGFKLVGLKQLIPSKQLAQDHYGVHRERPFFKDLVNFISSGPVVAMIWEGEGVILSARKIIGATKPLEAEPGTIRGDLAIDIGRNIIHGSDGEETAKFEINLWFDQHEICDWETSDSEWRVES, encoded by the coding sequence ATGATCAAAGAGAGAACGTTTCTTGCAATTAAACCAGATGGTGTTCAAAGAGGATATATTGCTGAGATTATTGGAAGGTTTGAAAAAAAAGGCTTTAAATTGGTAGGCTTAAAACAATTAATTCCATCAAAGCAACTTGCTCAAGATCACTATGGGGTTCATAGAGAGAGACCTTTTTTTAAGGATTTAGTTAACTTTATTTCGAGTGGCCCTGTTGTTGCGATGATTTGGGAAGGAGAGGGAGTAATTCTAAGTGCAAGAAAAATAATTGGTGCGACAAAACCTCTTGAGGCGGAACCTGGAACTATTAGAGGGGATTTAGCTATAGATATAGGGAGAAACATAATTCATGGTTCAGATGGAGAAGAAACTGCTAAATTTGAAATTAATTTATGGTTTGATCAACATGAAATATGTGATTGGGAGACTTCAGATTCTGAATGGCGAGTAGAAAGTTAA
- a CDS encoding aldo/keto reductase, translating into MNKRIGLGTWSWGNKVFWDYQACNDNSLRETYNEALQRGFKLIDTADSYGTGKLNGRSEELLGKFLLDTSSYQKRRIKIATKLAPYPWRVGNKGFTRPFLNSLERLNNKLDIVQIHWSTAKYNPWQELQLLNNLCDLIDQGFNFEIGLSNIGPQRLETIIKYLSKRGKKVKSVQVQFSLLSPDYLKQINVKKICENNDIDFLAYSPLSFGILCIDPEKNEDNQSSFIRNLIFKNYKKSTIQLRKCLKNIAVSRSVSQAQVAINWCCYQGAIPLVGMRKKSQVIDISNVFKWNLNKKEFDKLQKASKHCLRKMPRNPFSSL; encoded by the coding sequence GTGAACAAAAGAATTGGATTAGGAACATGGTCTTGGGGGAATAAAGTTTTTTGGGACTATCAAGCTTGTAATGATAATTCTTTACGGGAGACTTATAACGAAGCCTTACAAAGGGGGTTTAAGTTAATTGATACTGCAGATTCTTATGGGACTGGAAAACTTAATGGCAGAAGTGAGGAACTTTTAGGAAAATTTCTATTAGATACTTCTTCTTATCAAAAAAGAAGAATTAAGATAGCAACAAAACTCGCTCCTTATCCATGGAGAGTTGGGAATAAAGGTTTTACGAGACCGTTTCTTAATAGCTTAGAAAGATTAAATAATAAATTAGATATAGTTCAAATCCATTGGTCAACTGCAAAATATAATCCTTGGCAAGAATTGCAATTATTAAATAACCTTTGTGATTTAATTGATCAAGGTTTTAATTTTGAAATTGGATTATCTAATATTGGACCTCAAAGATTAGAGACAATTATTAAATATTTATCTAAAAGAGGTAAGAAGGTTAAAAGTGTTCAGGTTCAGTTTTCTTTATTATCTCCGGATTACCTCAAACAGATCAATGTAAAAAAAATTTGTGAAAATAATGATATTGATTTCTTGGCTTATAGTCCTTTATCTTTTGGGATATTATGTATAGATCCTGAAAAAAATGAAGACAATCAAAGTTCTTTTATACGTAATTTGATTTTTAAAAACTATAAAAAATCAACTATCCAATTAAGGAAATGCCTAAAAAATATTGCTGTCTCTAGATCAGTTTCACAAGCTCAAGTGGCAATTAATTGGTGTTGTTATCAAGGCGCCATACCACTTGTAGGAATGAGAAAAAAATCTCAAGTTATAGATATTTCGAATGTATTTAAATGGAACTTAAATAAAAAAGAATTTGACAAACTTCAAAAAGCCTCTAAACATTGTTTAAGAAAAATGCCTAGAAATCCATTTTCAAGTTTATAA
- the argJ gene encoding bifunctional glutamate N-acetyltransferase/amino-acid acetyltransferase ArgJ, which produces MSQFDTNWSLVSDGKETPNGFSFAGISAGLKDSKKKDLALIVAPKNSICSGLFTQSRVRASCVDICEQRIKNSSGQIRAILINSGQANACTGDFGIKHTLIATKEVSQLLGIKDEEVLMCSTGVIGIPIQIKKLVDNLSGLVKDLKINNLQNAAEAILTTDLVEKKITLETLIEGRKIKISGFAKGSGMIYPNMATMLAFLTCDVGVEKKEWDKMISLAVKKSFNAISVDGETSTNDSFIGINAGKKIDKKYLSKIQLGVDIACQHLAKNIARDGEGANCLLEVLVEGAKNNSDAIKMAKSICNSSLVKTAIHGCDPNWGRIISAAGNSGIDFKLDVVDLYIGNFQILKKGKLNQFDSDKVENYMRTKMNGKYLVEDIISIVLKLNLGKAKGTAWGCDLSKKYVEINSEYTT; this is translated from the coding sequence TTGAGTCAGTTTGACACTAATTGGTCATTGGTAAGTGATGGGAAAGAAACTCCTAATGGTTTTTCTTTTGCAGGAATCTCTGCAGGGTTAAAGGATTCTAAGAAGAAAGACTTGGCATTAATAGTAGCCCCAAAAAATAGCATTTGTAGTGGTTTGTTTACACAATCACGTGTCCGAGCATCCTGTGTAGATATTTGTGAACAAAGGATTAAAAACTCATCGGGTCAGATAAGAGCAATATTAATAAATTCAGGACAAGCAAATGCATGTACAGGAGATTTTGGTATAAAACATACTTTAATTGCTACTAAGGAGGTTTCTCAATTACTAGGAATAAAAGATGAAGAGGTTTTAATGTGCTCAACTGGTGTAATTGGGATACCTATACAAATAAAAAAATTAGTTGATAATTTATCTGGTTTGGTCAAGGATCTAAAAATAAATAATTTGCAGAATGCTGCAGAAGCTATTTTGACTACTGATTTAGTTGAAAAAAAAATAACTCTAGAAACATTGATTGAAGGTAGAAAGATTAAGATATCAGGTTTTGCGAAAGGATCAGGAATGATTTATCCAAATATGGCTACGATGCTTGCTTTTCTCACATGTGATGTTGGTGTTGAGAAAAAAGAATGGGACAAGATGATTTCTCTTGCTGTTAAAAAATCTTTTAATGCTATTTCGGTGGATGGAGAGACAAGTACTAATGATTCATTTATTGGAATAAATGCAGGAAAAAAAATTGATAAGAAATATTTGTCAAAGATTCAATTAGGAGTTGATATAGCTTGCCAACATTTGGCAAAAAACATCGCTAGAGATGGAGAAGGAGCAAATTGTTTGTTAGAGGTATTGGTTGAGGGGGCAAAAAATAATTCAGATGCAATTAAAATGGCCAAATCGATATGTAATTCTTCACTAGTGAAAACTGCAATACATGGTTGCGATCCAAATTGGGGCAGAATTATTTCAGCCGCAGGCAACTCTGGAATTGATTTTAAATTAGATGTCGTTGATTTATATATTGGAAATTTTCAGATTTTAAAAAAGGGTAAGTTAAATCAATTTGATTCTGATAAAGTTGAAAATTACATGCGAACAAAAATGAATGGGAAATATTTAGTTGAGGATATAATATCAATAGTTCTTAAACTTAATTTAGGCAAAGCAAAAGGAACCGCTTGGGGTTGTGATTTATCTAAAAAGTACGTTGAAATAAATAGCGAATATACTACCTGA
- a CDS encoding phage holin family protein, whose product MDKPKSKNFANTASRISAIASSVMDLHVRIALQEVDREKRRLISGGIFIAIGGILLLLVLICMHIIFYLTLSKFNNWATEYNLLLIIFVDLFLAGLSLKLGGKLAKGPYLPQTLEGLGKTTKAVLGKK is encoded by the coding sequence ATGGATAAACCCAAAAGCAAAAACTTTGCTAATACCGCTTCAAGAATCTCTGCAATTGCGAGTTCTGTTATGGATTTGCATGTAAGGATAGCACTTCAAGAAGTTGACAGAGAAAAAAGAAGACTGATAAGCGGAGGGATATTTATTGCTATTGGTGGAATATTACTATTATTAGTTTTAATTTGTATGCACATTATTTTTTATCTAACTCTTAGTAAGTTTAATAATTGGGCCACCGAATATAATTTACTTTTAATAATCTTTGTTGATCTATTTCTTGCAGGTTTAAGTCTAAAACTTGGAGGAAAACTAGCTAAAGGACCTTATTTACCCCAAACACTAGAAGGTTTAGGTAAAACAACGAAAGCAGTATTAGGTAAAAAATAA
- the speA gene encoding biosynthetic arginine decarboxylase: MTNFDSKKLNKHWTIEDSISTYGIDKWGDQYFSINSLGNISITPNRNSKKTIDLFKLVNEIKSREINTPLILRFNDILKDRITELNNAFSQAIETYNYKNIFQGVFPIKCNQQKNVLEKIIEYGDYWDFGLEVGSKSELLIGLSLLENKKSLLICNGYKDKKYIEIAILARKLGKQPIIVIEQIDEVQRIIEAVKNLRSTPILGIRSKLSSKSSGRWGKSVGDNSKFGLSIPEIMLTIKELKEASLINEMKLLHFHIGSQISDISVIKDALQEASQIFVELSKLGAPMKYIDVGGGLGIDFDGTKTSSNTSTNYSLQNYANDVVATIKDSCEVNNIQHPIIISESGRAIVSHCSVLIFDVLGTSHVSSQIKVSHQKKTSLIIKNLIDTHNQLKNLRNKKEDLSEIIELWNDAKKFKKDCLVAFRLGFISLGERAYAEELTWACAKEISSHLDNEKIIHPDLSEITETLSSTYYANLSVFKSIPDTWAINQIFPIIPIHRHLEEPICKGNFADLTCDSDGKLNNFIDNGKIKSLLNLHRPEENNDYLIGIFMAGAYQEALGNFHNLFGNTNVIHIDINEDNTYKIKNIIKENSKSEILELLDYSSDNLVESIRINTEFAINNKTLSIEEARKLIDQIETSLRKSSYLSE, translated from the coding sequence TTGACAAATTTTGACTCAAAAAAATTAAATAAACATTGGACCATAGAAGATAGTATTTCTACATATGGTATTGATAAATGGGGAGATCAGTATTTTTCAATAAATTCATTAGGCAATATATCGATAACCCCAAATAGAAACTCTAAAAAAACAATTGATCTTTTTAAACTTGTTAATGAAATTAAAAGTAGAGAAATAAATACTCCTTTAATATTAAGATTTAACGACATTTTAAAAGACCGAATCACAGAATTAAATAATGCCTTCTCCCAAGCAATAGAAACTTATAACTATAAAAATATTTTTCAAGGAGTTTTTCCTATCAAATGTAATCAGCAAAAAAATGTATTAGAAAAAATCATTGAATATGGAGATTATTGGGACTTTGGTTTAGAGGTAGGAAGCAAGTCAGAATTATTAATTGGATTATCATTGCTAGAAAATAAAAAATCACTTTTAATTTGTAATGGATATAAAGATAAAAAGTATATTGAGATCGCAATACTAGCCAGAAAACTTGGTAAACAGCCAATTATAGTTATTGAGCAAATAGATGAAGTTCAAAGAATTATTGAAGCTGTCAAAAATCTCAGATCAACACCTATACTTGGCATCAGATCAAAGTTATCAAGCAAAAGTAGTGGGAGATGGGGTAAATCAGTTGGAGATAACTCCAAATTTGGATTATCAATTCCGGAAATAATGTTAACCATAAAAGAACTTAAAGAAGCAAGCTTAATTAATGAAATGAAGTTGCTGCATTTCCATATTGGAAGCCAAATAAGTGATATTTCAGTAATAAAAGACGCATTGCAAGAAGCGAGTCAAATATTTGTTGAATTATCTAAGTTAGGCGCACCAATGAAATATATAGATGTGGGAGGCGGCTTAGGAATAGACTTCGATGGAACTAAAACGTCTTCCAATACTTCGACAAATTATTCTCTTCAAAACTATGCGAATGATGTCGTAGCAACAATCAAAGATTCATGTGAAGTAAATAATATTCAACATCCAATCATAATCTCAGAAAGCGGGAGAGCTATAGTAAGTCACTGTTCAGTTTTAATTTTTGATGTTTTAGGAACAAGTCATGTCAGCTCTCAAATAAAAGTATCACACCAAAAAAAGACATCATTAATCATCAAAAATCTTATTGATACCCATAATCAACTTAAAAATCTTAGAAACAAAAAAGAAGATTTATCTGAAATTATAGAATTATGGAACGACGCTAAAAAATTCAAAAAGGATTGCTTAGTCGCTTTTAGATTGGGATTTATAAGTTTGGGGGAACGTGCTTATGCCGAAGAACTTACATGGGCATGTGCAAAAGAGATTTCAAGTCACTTAGATAATGAAAAAATTATCCATCCAGACTTATCTGAGATAACCGAAACGCTTTCATCAACTTATTACGCTAATTTGTCAGTTTTCAAATCTATTCCGGATACTTGGGCAATTAATCAAATTTTTCCAATTATTCCAATACACAGACATTTAGAAGAACCCATATGTAAAGGTAATTTTGCCGATTTAACTTGTGATTCTGATGGCAAACTAAATAATTTTATTGACAATGGGAAAATTAAATCACTTCTAAATTTACATCGCCCAGAAGAGAACAATGATTATTTAATAGGAATCTTTATGGCAGGTGCATATCAAGAGGCATTAGGGAATTTTCATAATCTATTTGGAAATACTAATGTTATTCATATTGATATAAATGAAGATAATACATATAAAATTAAAAATATTATTAAAGAAAACAGCAAATCAGAAATTTTAGAATTATTAGATTACAGTTCAGATAATTTAGTCGAATCAATAAGAATTAATACCGAATTTGCCATCAATAATAAAACCTTGAGTATTGAAGAAGCACGAAAATTAATTGATCAAATAGAGACGAGTTTAAGAAAAAGTAGTTATTTATCAGAATAA
- the thiO gene encoding glycine oxidase ThiO, which translates to MKSEPENSILIIGGGLIGLSIAYEFARNKFKVEVLSKNRGESAGFVAAGMLATHAEGLEDELFVFGQQSQNLIPEWIRNIEQDSGIDCGLKKCGIIVPFKNIKNLKKFKTYKYGKYLNQQTLRKEIRGINGNWEHGLLFEQDGQIDNRRRLMRALERACSLHGVKFQEGADVKELILERNTILGAKVLNATGKIKNIFGEKVILCCGAWSKKLLNNLPIFPVKGQMLSIQGPENSIKRVLFGPNTYLVPRDDGLIVVGATVEDKAEFNQGNTPTGIKQLQEGIKSLLPEALNWPQMEHWWGFRPCTPDFKPIIGKSDICNLYLATGHYRNGVLFSAITSDIMFKLIQDKTLDKIETNFLEKFSFNRF; encoded by the coding sequence ATGAAATCAGAACCTGAAAATTCAATTTTAATTATTGGTGGAGGACTAATAGGTTTATCTATTGCTTATGAATTTGCACGTAACAAATTCAAAGTTGAAGTTTTAAGCAAAAACAGAGGAGAATCTGCTGGTTTCGTTGCAGCAGGAATGCTAGCCACCCATGCTGAGGGACTTGAAGATGAATTATTTGTATTTGGACAACAAAGTCAAAATTTAATTCCAGAATGGATTAGAAATATCGAACAAGATAGTGGTATTGATTGTGGTTTAAAAAAATGTGGGATAATAGTGCCGTTTAAAAATATTAAAAATTTGAAGAAATTCAAAACTTATAAGTATGGAAAATATTTGAATCAGCAAACCCTAAGGAAAGAAATTAGAGGAATCAATGGAAATTGGGAGCATGGATTACTTTTTGAACAAGATGGCCAAATAGATAATAGAAGGAGGCTTATGCGCGCTCTTGAACGTGCATGTTCTTTGCATGGAGTCAAATTTCAAGAGGGAGCAGATGTAAAAGAATTGATATTAGAAAGAAATACAATTCTTGGTGCAAAAGTTTTAAATGCTACAGGAAAAATTAAAAATATTTTTGGGGAAAAAGTAATTCTATGCTGCGGTGCTTGGAGTAAAAAACTTTTAAATAATTTACCAATCTTTCCTGTTAAGGGACAAATGTTGTCAATACAAGGTCCAGAAAATTCTATTAAAAGGGTTCTATTTGGTCCTAATACCTACTTAGTTCCAAGAGATGATGGTCTTATAGTGGTTGGTGCAACTGTTGAGGATAAAGCTGAATTTAATCAAGGGAATACTCCCACGGGAATAAAACAACTTCAAGAAGGTATAAAGTCTTTATTACCAGAAGCATTAAACTGGCCACAAATGGAACATTGGTGGGGATTTAGGCCTTGTACACCAGATTTTAAGCCAATTATTGGAAAATCTGACATCTGTAATCTTTATTTAGCTACCGGACACTATCGAAATGGAGTACTCTTTTCAGCAATTACAAGCGATATTATGTTCAAATTAATTCAAGACAAAACACTAGACAAAATTGAAACTAATTTTCTAGAAAAATTTAGTTTCAACAGATTTTAA